TCCGCCTGCGTGTAGTTGCCGCCGAGGAAGATCACTCCGGACACCTGCTGGGCGAGGAGCAGGTCGATGTAGTCCGACTCGGTGACGCCGCCCGCGTTCTGCGTGCACAGCAGGGGCGTGTACCCGTTCTGCGTCAGGGCGCCGCCGACGATCTCGGCGAAAGCCGGGAAGATCGGATTCTGCAGCTCGGGCAGCACGAGGCCGACCAGTCGCGCACGCTCGCCCCGCAGCTTCGTCGGCCGCTCGTAGCCGAGCACGTCGAGAGCGGTCAGCACCGCCTGGCGCGTCGCACTCGAGACGCCCGGCTTGTCGTTCAGCACGCGGCTGACCGTGGCCTCGCTCACACCGACCTTGCGCGCCACCTCGGCGAGTCGCTTCGACATGGGGTCAGTGTACGCAAGTTCTTGCAGGATCGCGCAAACGCGCTGCAAGCGCGGAGGATGCTATTCGCGGACGTTGCCGTTCGAGCAGGTCTGCTGCGCGGCGGAGTTGCCCTTGATCGTGTCGGGGAGCTGGACCACCGTCGGGTCCGGTGTCGCGCCTTCGACCGGGACCGCCGGGTCCTGCACGACCACACCGTCGTTGCTGGTGTTCTGGTGCGTGATCTGCAGCTGCGCGTTCGCCGCGATGGCTTCCCACATGACGCTCGCCGCCTGCTCGTTCGGCACGACCTTGTTCGGATCGTCGCTGTCGCCGACGGTCGGGTACTGCAGGAAGACGATGTCCTCGAACGGCACCGACTTCACGGCCAGGGCGATCTGCACGATCTTCATCGGGTCGGCGAGCGAGGTGCTGGTCTCGAGGTTGTTGAGACCGATGTTCGCGAGCTTCAGCATGACCGGCACGTTGCCGAGCGTCTCGCCGCTGATCAGCGCGCGAGCAAGGCTCGACATGTACTGCTGCTGGTTGCCGATGCGTCCGAGGTCGCTGCCGTCGCCGACGCCGTGGCGGGTGCGGAGGAACTGCAGCGCCTGCAGGCCCTGCAGGTAGTGCGTTCCCGCCTCCATGTCGAGGCCGGTGTAGACGTCGTCGATCGGGCTGGCGAGGCAGACCTCGACGCCGCCGATCGCGTTCGTGATCTCGATCACGCCGCCGAAGGTGACCGAGGCAGCGAACTGGATCTCCTGCCCGGTGAGCGCGGAGATCGTCTTGGCGACGCAGTTCAGCCCGGCGTCGGTGTAGGCGACGTTGAGCGGCTGCTTGCTCATGCCCGAGTGCACTTCACCCTCGGGGTCGGTGCACTCCGGGATCGGGACCATCAGGTCGCGGGGGAAGCTGACGACGGTGATGCGACGAGGCTCCTGCGAGACGTGGACCAGGAGGTTCACGTCGTTGAGCGTGCCTTCGGAATCCGCACCGGTGCAGCGATCGCCGAAGAGGTCCTTGTACTTCTCCTCGCACGTGTCGACACCGGTGAGGACGAGGTTGAACCCCTCTTTGTACTCTCCGATGTCCGGCGGGAGCTGCTCCTGCCCCTCGAGGTCGACCGCGTTGGCGGAGACCGTGCTGGAGAAGTCGTAGAGGATGTACGCGCCGACGCCGAAACCGCTGACGAGCACCACGGCGAGGCCGATGGCGAGGAACTTCAACAGCTGCCCGACTGCCCCCGGGGTGCGCTGCTGACCGTGTCGCGCGATGGTGCGACGCCGTCGGGAGTTCTCGCTCACTCGTGGCCTTTCGGGGTTCAGTATGCGGAGGGTGTGGGATTCGAACCCACGAGACATCTCTGCCCACTGGTTTTCAAGACCAGCTCCATCGGCCGCTCGGACAACCCTCCCGACAGACGAATCTGCCGACAACGCGTGAGTCTAGCCGAGTTCTATTCTGACGCGTCGACCTGGGCGGGTGCTGGAAGCGTGTCGAGAGCCGTCGCCAGGCCGCCATCGGCCACGTCGTCCGTGACCTCGCTCGCGGCATCCTTCACCTCGTCCGGAGCCTGCCCCATCGCCACCGCACGGCCTCCGTGGGACCGCGCCCAGCCGAACATGCCGATGTCGTTGCGGCCGTCGCCGGCCACGAGCACGCGACTGCCGTCGACGCCGAGCGCGGTGCGCACCTGCTCCAGGGCGGTGCCCTTGTCGACGCCCTGCGGGGCGATGTCGAGCCACGCGGTCCAGCCGATCGCGTAGGAGACCTCGTTGAGCCCGGCATCCGCCACCAGCCGGTGGAAGTCCTCCTCGTCGTGGCCCGGCGAGACGACGACGATGCGCGAGACCGGCTCGGCTCCCAGCTCGTCGAAGTCGACCTGGCGGCCGCCGTCGAGGGTCCAGTCGTCGAGCTGCGCGGTGTAGAGACGCTGCGCGGAGGCGAGCTCGACCATGTATCGCGCGTCCGGCAGGCGCTCCTGCAGCAGCGCGAGGACCGGCCGCGGATCGAAGGTCTCGATCTTCCAGCGCTCCCACTCCCCGTCGACGCGGCGCATGGTCACGGCGCCGTTCGAGCAGACCACGTACTCCGCCGTCAGGCCGAGCTCCTCGACATAGCGTCGCGTCGCCATCCAGCTGCGGCCGGTGGCGATGGTGACCTCGTGCCCCGCCTCCCGCACACGGGCGACCGCCTCGGGCACACCGGGACTCATCGTCTCGTCCTGCAGCAGGATCGTGCCGTCGACGTCGAGGCCGACGAGCCAGGGTTCGCTCATGAGGTGGATCCCTGCGGGCGGATCACGTCGAGTCCGCCGAGGTACGGGCGCAGCACCTCGGGCACGCGCACCGATCCGTCGGCCTGCTGGTGGGTCTCGAGCAAAGCGACGATCCAGCGCGTGGTGGCGAGGGTGCCGTTGAGCGTGGCCACGTGCTGCGTCTTCGCAGCCCCCTCCGCTGCACCCTGGGTCCCCGAGCCCGTCGAAGGGGCGGGCCGGTGACGCACGTCCAGCCGGCGCGCCTGGAAGGTCGTGCAGTTCGAGGTCGACGTGAGCTCGCGGAACGCCCCCTGGGTCGGAACCCAGGCCTCGATGTCGTACTTGCGTGCGGCGCTCGACCCCAGATCGCCGGCCGCGACGTCGATCACGCGGTAGGCGAGGCCGAGCGAGGTGAGCATCTCCTCCTGCAGCGCGACGAGGCGGAGGTGCTCGGCCTCCGCGTCGTCGGGGTTCGTGTAGACGAACATCTCGAGCTTGTTGAACTGGTGGACCCGGATGATGCCGCGGGTGTCCTTGCCGTGCGAGCCGGCCTCGCGGCGGTAGCAGGTGGACCAGCCGGCGTAGCGGAGGGCGCCGTCCGTCAGATCGACGATCTCGTCCTTGTGGTACCCGGCGAGCGCGACCTCGCTGGTGCCGACGAGGTACAGGTCGTCGTCCTTGTCGAGGTGGTAGACCTCGTCGGCGTGCTCGCCGAGGAAGCCGGTTCCCTGCATGATCTCCGGCCGCACGAGGGTCGGCGTGATCAGCGGCACGAAGCCGTTCTGCAGCGCCTTGTCGAGGGCGAGGTTCATGAGGGCGATCTCGAGGCGCGCGCCGATGCCGCGGAGGAAGTAGAAGCGCGCACCCGACACCTTCGCGCCGCGTTCCATGTCGATCGCCCCGAGGAGCTCGCCGAGCTCGAGGTGATCACGGGGCTCGAAGTCGAAGGCGGGCACGTCGCCGACGCGGCGCAGCTCGACGAAGTCGGCCTCGCCGCCCGCCGGGACGCCGTCGATCACGACGTTCTCGATCCGGGCGAGCGCCGCCGCCGCCGCCTCCGATGCCTCGTTCGCCGCCTGCTGCGCCTGCTTGACGCGGTCGGCGAGCTCCTTGGCCTGGGCGACGAGAGCCGCCTTCTCGTCCTTCGGCGCCTTCGCGACCTGCTTGCCGAACGCGTTCTGCTCGGCGCGCAGCTCCTCGAACGTCGTCAACGCGGCACGACGCGATCGGTCGGCCTCGAGTGCGATGTCGACGGTGCCCTGGTCGTTTCCACGGGCGGCCTGCGAACGGCGGACGATCTCCGGCTGGTCGCGGAGGAGTGCGAGGTCGATCATCCACCAAGTCTAGAGCGCGTGCCGGGGGCGTCAGCCGCGCCCGGTGAGCTCCCGCCACGCCTGAGCGAGACGTGCCACGCCCTCGGTCAGGTCCTGCTCGCTCACCTCCGAGAACGACAGACGAGCGAACCCACGGAAGCCCTCACCCTCAGCCGCGAACCACTCGCCCCGCTGGTAAGTGACGCCGCGGTCCTGTGCGGCCTCGAAGAGCTGCGCGAAGTCGAGGTCACAGCCGAGACGCGCCCACGCGAAGAACCCGCCCTGCGGCTCCGCCACCTCGACCGCGTCGCCGAACTCCGTCCGCAGCGCCGTGACCAGCACCTGGGCCTTGCGGGCGTACCCCGCGCCCGCCGCGGTGATCGAAGCGTCCAGTCGCTCGTCGCCCAGCATCCGCTCGACGACGGCCTGAAGGATGCCGCTGGTCTGGCCGTCGAGCCGGTTGCGCAGGCGGGTGACGCGCTCCGAAAGCCCGGCCGCGAGCACGATCCAGCCGAGACGCAGTCCGGGCCCGAGCGTCTTCGAGAACGTGTTCACCGCGATCACCCGATCGGACGCGCGGAACGCGCGACGGTCGGGCACCGCGACGCCGGGGAACGAGATGGCACGGTAGGGGTCGTCGGCGATGATCGTGAACCCGTACTTCTCGGCGAGGGCGACGAGTGCGGCTTCCTTCTCGGCGCTCAGCGTGACTCCGGACGGGTTCTGGAACGTCGGGACGGTGAACAGCGCCTTGGGGCGGAGCCCGGCACGGAGGCGCCGCTCGAGCTCGTCCACGTCGATGCCGTCCGGTCCCACCGCGACGGGGGCGACCTCGACGCCGATCAGGTCGAGCACACGGAGGAAGAGCGGATACACCGGGTCGTCGACGACGATCAGGTCTCCCGGATCGAGCGTGCTGAGCACGGCGAGGGCGAGGCCGTGCGCTCCGCCGTTCGTCACGAGGATCCGGTCGGCGGACACGCCCTCGCGCGCGGCGATCGCCGCGCGCAGCTGCGGCAGGCCCGGGGCGGGCGTGTACTTGAGGAGCGGCGCGAAATCCGCGCTCTCGGTCACGGCGCGGAACGCGTCGCGATAGATGTCCAGGGGAAGCAGATCCGTGGCCGGGTTTCCGCCGCCGAGATCGATCGAGCCCGGTGCGAGCCGGATGAGCGTCGCATCGCCGAAGCCCTGGCGCGCAGGGAGCCCGGCCAGCAGGGCGCTCGGAGTCGGGGCGAGGTCGGTCATGGGGGTCCGATCGGTTCAGGGGCGGAAGGGGACGAGCCGGGGATCGGCGTCGCCGTCGAGGTCTCGAGCGATCAGCTCGCCGAGCAGGGGGGCGAGCGTGACGCCGCTGTGCGTGAGGGCCACATACACATCATCCGCGACGGCGCCGACGAGCGGCATCCCGTCGGCGGCGTGCGGGCGCGCCGCGTGGTCGACGCGCACGCGCGCCGCGGCGGGGAGTCGCCACCCGAGCGCGTGCTCGATCTCGTCGCGCAGGGCCGGCCAGACCGTGTCGACGGATGCCGTGACGCCGGCATCCCGCAGATCGGCTTCGATGCGCAGGCTCTGCGCGGCGATCCGCCCGTCGCCGTCGGGGCGCACCTGGAGCCCGGCCACGGAGCGGATGCGGTCGATCGGATGCCCATCGACCTCGATCCGTGCAAGGAAGCCGTCGTCGCCGGCCGAGGACGACAGCCGCTGCACCCGCGGAGACACCGCCGCGACCAGCGCAGCGGTGCCGGTGCCGGCCGCCACGACGATCAGGTCCGCCGGGCCGACGAGGCCGCGCAGGTGCTCCAGCGAGGCCACAGGCGTCGCATCACGCACCGTGCCGCCGGCGCTGCGAAGATCGGCGAGCTGCGCCGCGAGGAATGCCTCCGTGTCGACGTAGCCGTCATCGGGATACACGACGCCGTCGATCTCGGCTCCCGTGCGGATGAACCACGGGATGTCGTGTGCGGCGGAGCGCTCGGCGTGCCGACGCCGACCGTCGGCATTCAACCGCCGGTACGACGCCGGTTCCTTGCCGTGGTCGTTCACCCAGGCGAAGCTCGCTCGTGAGGCTTCCGTGCTCCCGGCCGGCTCGGCGGCGAGCAGGACGACATCCGCTCCGCGCTCGGCGATCCGCGCCGCGACGCACGCGCCGACCACGCCCGCCCCCACGACGACGACACGTAGGCGTGCGAGGGCGGCGTGATCACGGCGCGCGGTCGACGTCATCCGTCGATGAAGTGCCGGGCGATCCGGTTGCCGATGAACTGCACCAGCTGCACCAGGGCGATCAGCACGATGATGATGAGGATCATGACGGCGTAGTCGAAGCGCTGGTATCCGTACGTGAGGGCGAGGTTTCCGAGTCCGCCGCCGCCGACCGCTCCGGCGACGGCTGTCGCGTCGATCAGCGCGACGAAGATGAACGTCAGCGACAGGAGCAGCGGCCCGAACGCCTCGCGCACCACGAACCCGAAGAGGATGTGCAGGGGCGAGGCTCCGAAGGCCTTGGCCGCCTCGATGACACCGGGATCGACCGCGACGAGATTCGACTCGGCGACGCGCGCGATGCCGACGGAAGCCGCGATCGTCAGCGGCAGGATCGCGGCAGCCGGCCCGATGCTGGTGCCGATGAGGGCGCGGGTGAGCGGCGTCAGGGCGATGAGCAGGATGATGAACGGGATCGGGCGCAGCGTGTTCACGACGATGTTCAGGGTCGTGTGCACGATGCGGCTGTGCAGCAGCTGTCCCGGGCGCGTGGCGTAGAGGAAGATCCCGAGGATCAGGCCGATCACCGAGGCGAGGAAGAACGCGACCGAGACCATGAAGAGCGTCTCGCCGAGCGCGCGGGCGACCTTCGGGATCACCACGTCGAGGTCGAGGACGTCGAGGCTCACCATGTCGTCACCTCCGTCCGGGTCGAGAGCGCAGCCACGAACCGGTCGACGGCGGCGTCCTCACCATGGAGCGCGAGGCTGAGCTGCCCGTACGGCAGGTTCTTCACGCGCGCGACGCCGCCCTGGATGATCGAGAAGTCGACCTCGTGGATGCGGGCGAGCGACGAGAGCAGCGGCCCTTCCGCGACCGCGCCGTCCATCGCCACCGAGATGCGGCGACCGGCGAAGCTCGATGCCAGCTCGGCGCGCTCCGCGTCGCTGAGGAACGTGCGCGTGTACGAGCCGACCAGGTTCGCGGTGACCGGATGCTGCGGCCGGGCGAGGATCTGGTGGATGTCTCCCGATTCGACGACGTCGCCGTCGCTGAGGATCGAGACGCGGTCGGCCAGCTGGCTCATCACGTCCATCTCGTGCGTCACCACGACGATCGTGATCCCGAACTCCTGATTCACCGAGCGGAGCAGGTCGACGATCTCGGTCGTCGTCTGCGGATCGAGCGCGCTCGTCGCCTCGTCGGCCAACAGCACCGACGGCTTCGCCGCGATCGCGCGGGCGATCCCCACACGCTGCTTCTGACCGCCGGAGAGCTGCCGCGGACGCGCGAAGGCCTTGCCGCCGAGCCCCACGAAGTCGAGCAGCTCGGCCACGCGCCGCGAGATCTCGTCGTCCTTCCAGCCCGCGAGCTTGAGGGGCGTGGCGATGTTGCTGAAGACCGTGCGCGAGTTCCAGAGGTTGAACTGCTGGAACACCATCCCGATGCCGTGCCGCAGCGTGCGCAGCTCGGCGGGCGGCAGTGCGTGCACATCGACACCGTCAACCAGCACGCGCCCCTCGGTGGGAGCCTCGAGACCGTTGATCATGCGCAGCAGCGTGGACTTGCCCGCTCCGGAACGCCCGATCAGTCCGTAGACCTCTCCGGCATGCACCGTGATGTCGACATCGCGGAGCACGCGGACGGGCTCGCCCTTCCCTCGGGCGGGGTAGTCCTTCGACACCCCGGAGAGCTGGATGCGCTCTGTCATTCGATCCTCGGTCTGGTCGTGCGGCTGCTCCGCACCGTGGCGGACTACTGGGCGACGAGCTCGGCGAGCGCCTTGCGGAGGTCGTCGACGGGGAGTTCGACGATGGTGGCCTCGCCGCGCTTCTCCTCTTCGAGGGCCGCGACCACGCGCTTGTCGCGGTAGGTCTTCTCCAGCAGCGCCCAGGCCGGGTCGTCGGCGCGGTCTGCGGTCGTCGCGACCACGATCACGTACGGGCTCGACGTGGTGGCCGAGGAGTCCTCGAGCACGAGGGCGTCGTCGCTGGTGATCTCGAGCGCGGGGTCGAAGTCGTCGGTCGCGATCACGACGGCGGAGATGGTCGGGTCGCTGTAGCTGGTCTGCACCGATTCGTGGGCGATGCGCACGAGCTCGATGCCGCGCGGGTTCGAGGTGATGTCCTCCTCGGTCGGGAAGACGCCGGCGTTCTCGTCGACCTCGATGACACCGGCCGTCTGCAGGATGAAGAGGGCGCGGGAGAAGTTCGCCGGGTCGTCGGGCACGGCGACCTTGGCACCCGCCGGGATGTCGTCGGCGGAGTCGAGATCGTCCGAGAACAGTCCCCATGCCGAGATCACGGTCGAGAAGACCGGCGTGATGTCCGACCCGTTCTCCTTGTTGAACTGGCTGAGCCAGGCGACGTGCTGGAAGGAGTTACCGTCGACCTCGCCTTCGACGAGGGCGGTGTTCGGCAGGTAGGGGTCGTCGAAGTTCACGAAGGTGAGGTCGAGCCCGTTCTCCTTGCCGACCTCGATGATGGCGTCCTGGAAGTCGCTCTGCGCGGTGTCGGCGATCGTGAGGGGGATCAGCTCCTCCGCGCCGTCGCCGGAGGCCTCGGGGGCGGAGTTCTGCACGACGATCGGGATCACGAACGCGGCGGCGATCGCGACGACCGCGACGGCCCCGCCGATCAGCCACAGGCGCGTGCGCGACTTCTGCTTCGAGAGGTGCGCGTCGATCTCGTTCTGGGTCTGGTTCTGCTCTGACATGTCGTGCTCCTGCGAGGTGGGCCGGTCGTCGGGAGTGCGTCCATCGTCCGCGCCGGCCGATCGGGACGGCGGCGCGGGGAGATGCGGGATGGCTTCCGACGTTAGCCGCGGGGCGAGGGAGCGCACGATCCCGGAGGTAACGCACGGAAACACGGGGCCTGCGTCGCCGGAGAGAGGGGGCCGATGCCGGGATTAGAGTAGCGCCATGACCACGAGCGATTCCGCCCGACGACAGGCGGCGCTCGTCTACAACCCGATCAAGGTCGACGGCAAGCGACTCCGCGCCGCGGTGCGCGATCTGTCGAGGGAGGCCGGGTGGGAGCATCCGGCCTTCTATCCGACGACCGTCGAGGACGCCGGCCAGGCGGCGACCGCGCAGGCGTTGGCCCGCGGCGTCGACGTCGTGCTCGTGGCGGGCGGTGACGGCACCGTGCGCGCGGTCTCCGAGGCGATCGCGAACACGGGTGTGCCGCTGGCCATCCTGCCGAGCGGCACCGGCAACCTGCTGGCGCGCAACCTCGGACTCCCGCTCGGCGATCCCGCGGAGATGATCCGCGCGGCGCTCGGCGACTTCCGGCATCCGATCGACATCGGCTGGGCGCGCGTGAGCCGCGCGAACGGTGAGGAGTCGGAGCACGCCTTCGTGGTGCTGGCCGGCATCGGCCTGGATGCCGACATGATCGCGAACACGCGCTCCGACCTCAAGAAGTCCGTGGGCTGGATCGCCTACGTCGACGGTGCGGCGCGGTCGCTCCCGCGGGCCAGGCCCTTCCGGGCCGTGTACCAGATCGACGACGGACGCCTGCACTCCACGAAGGTGCACAGCATCCTCTTCGCGAACTGCGGCACGCTCCCGGCCGGCATCGCGCTGATCCCCGATGCCTCCATCACCGACGCCACGCTCGACGTCGCCGTCATCCAGCCCACCGGCGTGCTCGGCTGGCTCGGCGTCTGGCGGAAGATCTGGTGGGACAACTCGGTCCTGCGACGCTTCCGGGCCGGACGCCGCGTGCTGGAGCGTCGCGGCAGAGACGCCTCGGTGCACTACTTCCGAGGAGCGGCGGCGGAGGCCGCGGCTCCCGGTCCGACTCCTGTCGAGCTCGACGGCGACGAGTTCGGCGAGGCGGTGCGCATCACCTGCCGGGCCGACCCCGGCGCTCTGCTGCTCGCGCTGCCCGCCGGGCACCCGGTGTCGATGCTCTGAGCCCGGCGGAGCGCCGGGCACCGGTCAGCTGCTGAGCACCTTCACGGTGCCCTCGAGGCCGCCGCCGGTGAGCGTCAGCGTGAAGTCGTCGTCGTCCACGTCATCGTCGGGGAAGGCGATGATCGTCGCCCGCGGCGCCATGTCCATGGTGCACACCTGGTCGGCATCCGTGACGAACGTGGCCGTGCCCGCGTTGCCGGACCCCTCGACGGCCTCGACGACCGGAGCGCACGAGGAGGAGCCCCACGTGAGCAGCACCAGGCTGCCGTCGTCGAACCAGCCGGCCGACGGCTGATACTCGGTCGAGCTCCCGGGCTTCCCGGTGAAAGCGGCATCGCCGTCGAGCTCGACATCGTCGACGATGTCCCCGTAGGTGACCTGCAGGGTGATCTCGGCGGTGGGATCCACTCCCTCGGGGAGGGCTCCGATGCTCGCGCGCGGCGCGAAGTCGGCCGTGCACACCTTCTCCTTGCCGTCCTCGGCGTCGAGATCCACGAGGTTCACGGTGACCGTCTGGCCCTCTGCCGAGACCTCGTCGACCTGCGGGATGCACCCGGACGACCCCCAGGTGACCACGGCGAACATGCGTCCCTCGTCGAGGAGAACGCCCTCGATGTCGCCGGCATCGTCACCGGTCGTCGAGCTCGGTGCGGGCGAGTTCGTCGGCGTCACGGCACCGGGCGTCGCCGTGCAGCCCGCACCGAGGAGCGCGATCGCGGCGAGGGACGAGAGGACGGCTGCGAGACGCGTGCGTGTGGCCATGGTCACAGGGTACCCGCCCGATATTCCGGTTTCATCCCCCAGACCGACCGGGATCGCGCCGGATCACTGCAGAGCGGAGGTGAGGCGGGCCAGGTTGTCGAGCACGGTCGACCGGAGGGGCTGCTGCATCCACTCCTCCAGGGTCAGCTCCCGGCTCAGGGAGCGGTACTTGTCCTCGACGGCCCGCATCTCGGTGACGAACTCCTCGCCGCGCACGAGCATCGACACCTCCAGGTTCAGACCGAAGGAGCGCATGTCCATGTTGCTCGAGCCGATGACCGCGACCTCGTCGTCGATCGTGAGGCTCTTGGTGTGGAGGATGTAGGGCTTGCGGTACATCCAGATGCGCACGCCCGCCTTGAGCAGCACCTCGTAGTAGCTGCGCTGGGCGTGATAGACCATCGCCTGATCGCCCTCTTCCGAGACGAAGAGCTCGACCTCGACGCCGCGGTCGACGGCTGCCGTGACGGCGAGCAGCAGCGCCTCGTCGGGGACGAAGTAGGGGCTGACGATCATGATGCGGTTCTTCGCCGCGTAGAGCAGACCGAGGAACAGGCGCAGGTTGTTCTCGACCTCGAAGCCCGGTCCCGACGGCACCACCTGGCAGTCCAGGTCGCCCGATCCGATGTTCGCGTGGGAGATGTCGATCTCCTCGAGCACCTCGTCGGTCTCGCTGTACCAGTCGCTGAGGAAGATCGCGTTCACGCTGAGGACGACCGGCCCGTCGATGCGCACCATCAGGTCGACCCAGTTGAGACCCCGCTTGATGTTCTTCGGGAGGTTGTACGTCGACGCCGTGACGTTCTGCGAGCCGAGGAAGGCGACCTTGCCGTCGACGACGAGGAGCTTGCGGTGATTGCGCAGGTCGGGCCGCTGCATCCTGCCCTTCAGCGGCTGCACCGGGAGCATGAGCTGCCAGTCGGCGCCCATGGCGTTCAGCCGCTTGATGGTGGCCCGGTAGCGCGGCTTCCAGCGGTTCGCCCAGTGATCGAGGAGCACGCGGACCTCGACGCCGCGGGCTGCGATCTCCTCCATGGCCCGGAAGAAGTTGTCGGTCGAGTCGTCGGACTGGAGGATGTAGAACTCGATGTGGACGTAGTCCTGCGCCTCGCGGATCGCGTCGGCCATCGCGTCGAGCGATTCCTGATAGTCCGAGATCAGGTGCGCGCCGTTGTCGCCGGAGAGGGGGAGGGCGCCGAGCCTCTGGTTCATCTCGACGATGGGGCCGAACCACGCCGGAGCGTGCGGCCGCAGGGTTCCGAAGTGGAGGTGCTCGCTCGTCTGCGCGATGTACTCGTTGATCTGGTCCTGCTTGCGGCGGCGGGCGCGCGGGAGGCGCGGGTTCCCGATCAGCAGGAAGAGGAAGACGCCGATGAAGGGGATGAAGAACACGGCGAGGAGCCAGGCCATCGCCGCCGTGGGACGGCGATTGCGTGGGATCACGATGATCGCCGTCGTGCGGATGACGAGGTCGAGCAGCAGCAGGAACGCGGCGGTCCACCAGGCCACGGTCTCCGGCGTCATCGTCTCCCCTTGCTCCGCCGGCGTCGATCACCGAGGGCTCGCGCGGTCGCCCGCGCATTGGCTACACAGTAGCCGATGGCTCGGACGTCTCTCAGGCGCGAGGAGGGAGGCCGCGCGCGGCGCGCTCCTCGGCCTCGATGCGCGCGTGCACCTTGCGCTCGGTGCGGTCGGAGCGGATGATCCCGCGGAGCACGAAGAAGAAGACGGCGCTC
This genomic interval from Microbacterium sp. LWH11-1.2 contains the following:
- a CDS encoding PLP-dependent aminotransferase family protein codes for the protein MTDLAPTPSALLAGLPARQGFGDATLIRLAPGSIDLGGGNPATDLLPLDIYRDAFRAVTESADFAPLLKYTPAPGLPQLRAAIAAREGVSADRILVTNGGAHGLALAVLSTLDPGDLIVVDDPVYPLFLRVLDLIGVEVAPVAVGPDGIDVDELERRLRAGLRPKALFTVPTFQNPSGVTLSAEKEAALVALAEKYGFTIIADDPYRAISFPGVAVPDRRAFRASDRVIAVNTFSKTLGPGLRLGWIVLAAGLSERVTRLRNRLDGQTSGILQAVVERMLGDERLDASITAAGAGYARKAQVLVTALRTEFGDAVEVAEPQGGFFAWARLGCDLDFAQLFEAAQDRGVTYQRGEWFAAEGEGFRGFARLSFSEVSEQDLTEGVARLAQAWRELTGRG
- a CDS encoding LCP family protein gives rise to the protein MSENSRRRRTIARHGQQRTPGAVGQLLKFLAIGLAVVLVSGFGVGAYILYDFSSTVSANAVDLEGQEQLPPDIGEYKEGFNLVLTGVDTCEEKYKDLFGDRCTGADSEGTLNDVNLLVHVSQEPRRITVVSFPRDLMVPIPECTDPEGEVHSGMSKQPLNVAYTDAGLNCVAKTISALTGQEIQFAASVTFGGVIEITNAIGGVEVCLASPIDDVYTGLDMEAGTHYLQGLQALQFLRTRHGVGDGSDLGRIGNQQQYMSSLARALISGETLGNVPVMLKLANIGLNNLETSTSLADPMKIVQIALAVKSVPFEDIVFLQYPTVGDSDDPNKVVPNEQAASVMWEAIAANAQLQITHQNTSNDGVVVQDPAVPVEGATPDPTVVQLPDTIKGNSAAQQTCSNGNVRE
- a CDS encoding methionine ABC transporter permease, whose protein sequence is MVSLDVLDLDVVIPKVARALGETLFMVSVAFFLASVIGLILGIFLYATRPGQLLHSRIVHTTLNIVVNTLRPIPFIILLIALTPLTRALIGTSIGPAAAILPLTIAASVGIARVAESNLVAVDPGVIEAAKAFGASPLHILFGFVVREAFGPLLLSLTFIFVALIDATAVAGAVGGGGLGNLALTYGYQRFDYAVMILIIIVLIALVQLVQFIGNRIARHFIDG
- a CDS encoding methionine ABC transporter ATP-binding protein, giving the protein MTERIQLSGVSKDYPARGKGEPVRVLRDVDITVHAGEVYGLIGRSGAGKSTLLRMINGLEAPTEGRVLVDGVDVHALPPAELRTLRHGIGMVFQQFNLWNSRTVFSNIATPLKLAGWKDDEISRRVAELLDFVGLGGKAFARPRQLSGGQKQRVGIARAIAAKPSVLLADEATSALDPQTTTEIVDLLRSVNQEFGITIVVVTHEMDVMSQLADRVSILSDGDVVESGDIHQILARPQHPVTANLVGSYTRTFLSDAERAELASSFAGRRISVAMDGAVAEGPLLSSLARIHEVDFSIIQGGVARVKNLPYGQLSLALHGEDAAVDRFVAALSTRTEVTTW
- the serS gene encoding serine--tRNA ligase yields the protein MIDLALLRDQPEIVRRSQAARGNDQGTVDIALEADRSRRAALTTFEELRAEQNAFGKQVAKAPKDEKAALVAQAKELADRVKQAQQAANEASEAAAAALARIENVVIDGVPAGGEADFVELRRVGDVPAFDFEPRDHLELGELLGAIDMERGAKVSGARFYFLRGIGARLEIALMNLALDKALQNGFVPLITPTLVRPEIMQGTGFLGEHADEVYHLDKDDDLYLVGTSEVALAGYHKDEIVDLTDGALRYAGWSTCYRREAGSHGKDTRGIIRVHQFNKLEMFVYTNPDDAEAEHLRLVALQEEMLTSLGLAYRVIDVAAGDLGSSAARKYDIEAWVPTQGAFRELTSTSNCTTFQARRLDVRHRPAPSTGSGTQGAAEGAAKTQHVATLNGTLATTRWIVALLETHQQADGSVRVPEVLRPYLGGLDVIRPQGSTS
- a CDS encoding HAD family hydrolase is translated as MSEPWLVGLDVDGTILLQDETMSPGVPEAVARVREAGHEVTIATGRSWMATRRYVEELGLTAEYVVCSNGAVTMRRVDGEWERWKIETFDPRPVLALLQERLPDARYMVELASAQRLYTAQLDDWTLDGGRQVDFDELGAEPVSRIVVVSPGHDEEDFHRLVADAGLNEVSYAIGWTAWLDIAPQGVDKGTALEQVRTALGVDGSRVLVAGDGRNDIGMFGWARSHGGRAVAMGQAPDEVKDAASEVTDDVADGGLATALDTLPAPAQVDASE
- a CDS encoding FAD-dependent oxidoreductase, which encodes MTSTARRDHAALARLRVVVVGAGVVGACVAARIAERGADVVLLAAEPAGSTEASRASFAWVNDHGKEPASYRRLNADGRRRHAERSAAHDIPWFIRTGAEIDGVVYPDDGYVDTEAFLAAQLADLRSAGGTVRDATPVASLEHLRGLVGPADLIVVAAGTGTAALVAAVSPRVQRLSSSAGDDGFLARIEVDGHPIDRIRSVAGLQVRPDGDGRIAAQSLRIEADLRDAGVTASVDTVWPALRDEIEHALGWRLPAAARVRVDHAARPHAADGMPLVGAVADDVYVALTHSGVTLAPLLGELIARDLDGDADPRLVPFRP
- a CDS encoding MetQ/NlpA family ABC transporter substrate-binding protein, which translates into the protein MSEQNQTQNEIDAHLSKQKSRTRLWLIGGAVAVVAIAAAFVIPIVVQNSAPEASGDGAEELIPLTIADTAQSDFQDAIIEVGKENGLDLTFVNFDDPYLPNTALVEGEVDGNSFQHVAWLSQFNKENGSDITPVFSTVISAWGLFSDDLDSADDIPAGAKVAVPDDPANFSRALFILQTAGVIEVDENAGVFPTEEDITSNPRGIELVRIAHESVQTSYSDPTISAVVIATDDFDPALEITSDDALVLEDSSATTSSPYVIVVATTADRADDPAWALLEKTYRDKRVVAALEEEKRGEATIVELPVDDLRKALAELVAQ